In Blautia sp. SC05B48, a single genomic region encodes these proteins:
- a CDS encoding DUF6040 family protein produces the protein MAVYFGDWIKVLVKLNLVALLLLVQAVYVGIRAYVKGCKRARGYY, from the coding sequence ATGGCTGTGTATTTTGGAGATTGGATAAAGGTCTTAGTAAAGCTGAATCTTGTTGCTTTATTGTTATTAGTTCAGGCAGTATATGTTGGAATCAGAGCGTATGTGAAAGGCTGTAAAAGAGCCAGAGGCTATTATTGA
- a CDS encoding TnpV protein has translation MGKLEKVIVENGITYVLGEDNIYYPDLQLPEGTNYNIGKFGHMRCEYLKEFKHGYYMELLLDGRLNEYLHDIDEECHEMLDRIVEKMKEKQGVTEQLKAENQMLWVGKMNNIIACAEEIVVRELVYV, from the coding sequence ATGGGAAAATTGGAGAAAGTTATTGTAGAGAATGGAATTACTTATGTGCTGGGCGAGGATAATATTTATTATCCGGATTTACAGTTGCCAGAGGGAACAAATTATAATATTGGAAAGTTTGGACATATGAGATGTGAGTATCTGAAAGAGTTCAAACATGGATATTATATGGAGCTGTTGCTTGATGGAAGGCTAAATGAATATCTGCATGATATTGATGAGGAATGCCATGAGATGCTGGACAGGATTGTGGAAAAGATGAAGGAGAAACAAGGCGTGACAGAGCAGTTAAAAGCTGAGAATCAGATGCTGTGGGTAGGGAAGATGAATAACATTATTGCTTGTGCGGAGGAGATTGTGGTGAGGGAGTTGGTGTATGTGTGA
- a CDS encoding NifB/NifX family molybdenum-iron cluster-binding protein, giving the protein MPRPVKCRKVCHFPNVLEFFPADDTEKKTPIVLTVDEYETIRLLDKKGYSQEQCAASMQVARTTVQRIYEIARKKIADALIDGYPLKIEGGDFKICDGQSSNCGLGGCYKQEIHQKYAAEKGEGIMRIAVTYENGQIFQHFGHTETFKIYDVEEGKVTHSEVVDTNGSGHGALAGVLKALNADVLICGGIGGGAQTALAAAGIKLFGGVSGDADEAVEAFINETLDYNPDVKCSHHEHSHGEGHTCGEHGCGSHSCH; this is encoded by the coding sequence ATGCCGAGACCAGTAAAATGCAGAAAAGTTTGCCATTTCCCCAATGTTTTAGAATTCTTTCCGGCAGACGATACTGAGAAAAAAACACCTATTGTTCTGACGGTAGATGAGTATGAAACCATCCGTCTTTTGGACAAGAAAGGTTATAGTCAGGAGCAGTGCGCAGCATCTATGCAAGTAGCAAGAACAACTGTTCAACGAATTTATGAGATTGCCAGGAAGAAAATAGCAGATGCACTCATTGATGGATATCCGCTTAAAATTGAAGGTGGAGATTTCAAAATCTGTGATGGTCAGAGCAGTAACTGTGGACTTGGAGGATGTTACAAACAGGAGATTCATCAAAAATATGCAGCGGAAAAAGGAGAAGGTATCATGAGAATAGCAGTAACGTATGAAAATGGACAGATTTTCCAGCACTTTGGACACACAGAGACATTTAAGATTTACGATGTAGAGGAAGGAAAAGTAACACATTCAGAAGTAGTAGATACGAATGGAAGCGGACATGGCGCATTGGCAGGAGTTCTTAAAGCATTGAATGCAGATGTTTTGATCTGTGGTGGAATCGGAGGCGGCGCACAGACAGCGTTAGCGGCAGCCGGCATTAAGCTTTTCGGAGGAGTTTCCGGAGATGCGGATGAAGCAGTAGAAGCTTTTATCAATGAAACACTCGATTATAATCCAGATGTTAAGTGTTCTCATCATGAGCACAGCCACGGGGAAGGACATACATGTGGCGAGCATGGATGCGGAAGCCATAGCTGTCATTAA
- a CDS encoding AAA family ATPase codes for MIIEVRAKNCYAFEDDITFSMKADMRNKKFGANVHKENNFNVLKTVGIYGPNNAGKTCLIKCIRAIKNVLLNKKNGLMPNIFTESDVCELGVTFMSSGRKFSYDFKYDAEKEEYIYESFSEIFKDQYNNEKEVCWLKKDTISEIYECIDESVQTMIPVVSKNNLLCYVIDTSKFEHINEMKQILVGFAEKIDIINMNNIPMQHTIELLKNKNQLQQKVVEFIKNADLYMDNFEYVDMDKIQLKTGEGDEKPDEKVLDIQENIMDQIRLVSTYKGVHVPSMMFDSTGTKKIAAIASYVIEALEQGRILVVDELDSSIHFKLTRAIVAMFNNELNTSAQMIFTVHDINFMDCKRMFRKEQIWFVHKDEEGVYIYSLADFTAQQGVRDTTDVMEKYRKGALGALPDPELINSLLSIKSGVKGDDADAK; via the coding sequence ATGATTATAGAGGTAAGAGCAAAAAACTGTTATGCATTTGAGGATGATATTACATTTTCAATGAAAGCAGATATGCGAAATAAAAAATTTGGAGCAAATGTTCACAAAGAGAATAATTTTAATGTCCTTAAAACGGTAGGAATATATGGACCAAACAATGCCGGTAAAACATGTCTAATCAAGTGCATTAGGGCAATAAAAAATGTGCTTTTAAATAAGAAAAATGGTTTAATGCCTAATATATTTACTGAGAGTGATGTTTGTGAGTTAGGCGTAACATTTATGTCATCAGGAAGAAAGTTTTCTTATGACTTTAAGTATGACGCAGAAAAAGAAGAATATATATATGAATCATTTTCTGAGATATTCAAAGATCAGTACAACAATGAAAAAGAAGTTTGCTGGTTGAAAAAGGATACAATTAGTGAAATATATGAATGTATTGATGAATCTGTGCAGACTATGATTCCTGTTGTATCGAAAAATAATTTGCTATGTTATGTAATAGATACAAGTAAATTTGAACATATCAACGAGATGAAGCAGATTCTTGTCGGATTTGCAGAAAAAATTGATATCATCAATATGAATAACATACCTATGCAGCACACGATTGAACTCCTGAAGAATAAGAATCAGTTGCAGCAAAAGGTTGTTGAATTCATAAAAAATGCTGATTTATATATGGATAATTTTGAATATGTGGATATGGATAAGATACAGCTGAAAACTGGTGAAGGTGATGAAAAGCCAGATGAGAAAGTGCTTGATATTCAGGAGAACATTATGGATCAAATCAGATTGGTATCCACTTATAAAGGAGTCCATGTACCAAGTATGATGTTTGATTCTACAGGAACAAAGAAGATTGCTGCTATTGCCAGCTATGTAATCGAAGCACTTGAACAGGGCAGAATTTTAGTCGTGGATGAGCTGGACAGCAGTATTCATTTTAAGCTCACCAGAGCGATTGTTGCCATGTTTAATAATGAATTGAATACAAGTGCACAGATGATATTTACAGTACATGATATAAATTTTATGGATTGCAAGAGAATGTTCCGCAAGGAGCAGATTTGGTTTGTTCACAAGGATGAAGAAGGTGTATATATATATTCTCTTGCTGATTTTACTGCACAGCAGGGAGTACGAGATACGACAGATGTTATGGAAAAATATAGGAAAGGTGCACTTGGAGCTTTACCTGATCCAGAATTGATTAACTCTTTACTTAGCATTAAAAGTGGTGTAAAGGGGGATGATGCCGATGCCAAATAA
- a CDS encoding DUF4062 domain-containing protein, which translates to MRDRRKFSIFISSTYEDLKEERQALVDVAWLQRIVSRF; encoded by the coding sequence ATGAGAGATAGACGGAAGTTTTCTATTTTTATCAGCTCTACATATGAAGACCTTAAAGAAGAAAGACAGGCATTAGTAGATGTAGCATGGTTACAACGAATCGTAAGCAGATTTTAA